The following is a genomic window from Rhizobium sp. NRK18.
CGGGAACTCTTCCTCGAGGATTTCGCGGCCGGAGCCGATTTCGCAGATCATGCCGCCGCCCGGATTGAGATGGGCGGGCGCATCGGCCAGTATCTGGCGCACCAGATCGAGCCCGTCCGCGCCGCCATCATGGGCCATCTGCGGCTCGGCGCGGAACTCCGGCGGATAGCCGTCTAGCGCCTCGTGATCGACATAGGGCGGGTTGGTGATGATGAGATCGTAGGTGCGGCCGGCAAGCGGCGCGAAGAGATCGCCCTGGTGCAACTCGACCTGATCCTCCACCTCATGTTCGGCGAGGTTCAGCTTCGCGACCTCCAGCGCATCGGCGGAGAGATCGACGGCATCGACGGAGGCCATCGGAAAGAATTTCGCGGCGATGACCGCGAGGCAGCCCGAACCGGTGCAGATGTCGACGGCGCTTTCCACCGACATCGGGTCCGGCAGCAGCGCCGAGCCCTGGCCGTTCAGATATTCGTTGAACAGGATCTCGCCGATATGCGAGCGCGGCACGATGACCCGTTCGTCAACGAGGAAGCGCACGCCCTGGATATAGGAGCGGCCGGTGAGATAGGCGGATGGCTTGCGGGTGGTCACGCGCGCCTCGATGCGTTCGGCGAGCAGCCGGCGCTCGGCCGGCAGCAGGCGGGCGTCGAGGAAGGGATCGAGCGCGTCGATCGGCAGGTCGAGACTGTCGAGCAGAAGGAAGGCGGCGTCATCGCCGGCGGTCGTCGTGCCGTGGCCGTAGCTCAGGTCCGCGGCGTTGAAGCGGGAAATGGCGTAGCGCCAGTAGTCGCGCAGGGTCTGAAGTTCGCGGATCGTCTCGTCGAGGTTCGACATGCTCGTCTCTTCCAATGTTCGCGCAGCTGTCCTATTGCCGGTCTGACGGCAGGAAGACAGGATGCGGCTGGCCAGACTTCGCTCTAGAATGACGAGGGGTGGCCGGTCAACCGATCCGAAGGGTCAAGGACAGTGGCGAAGGGCATCAGGCACTACAAAGGCGGCACGAGGCGGCCGGCGACGGGCGGCAAGGCGCGGCCCGAGAGCCGGAAACCGGCAGCGTCGGACCGCAAGCGGGTGACGCTGCCGCGGGCGCTCTCCAAGCTCGGCTTCTGCTCGCGCACGCAGGCCGAGGCGCTGATTGCCGAGGGCCGCGTGACGATCGGCGGCAAGATTACGACCGATCCGGCGACCTGGGTGGATCTCGCCAGCGCGAAGATCGCCGTCGACGGCAGGACGGTTGCTGCCGAAAAGCCGGTCTACCTGATGCTGAACAAGCCGCGCGGACTGGTGACCACTCGCCACGACCCGGAGGGCCGGCCGACCGTCTTCGACTGCCTGAAGGAACACCTCACCTCGCACCTGTCGCCGGTCGGGCGGCTCGACAAGGCGAGCGAGGGCCTTCTGCTTTTTACCAACGACACCGAGTTCGCCAACGCGCTCCTCGACCCGCAGACGCATGTGCCGAAGACTTATCACGTGCAGATCGACCGGATCGCCGACCAGGCCGTTCTCGACGCGCTTGCGGAGGGCGTGGAGCATGACGGCGAGCGGATGCGCGCCACGCGGGCGACAAAGCTGCGCGAAGGCGACAAGACCTCCTGGCTGGAAATCACGCTGGACGAAGGCAAGAACCGCCAGATCCGCCGCATGCTCGAAGCGCTCGACATCGAGGTCCTGCGCCTGGTGCGCGTGGCGATCGGGAATTTGCCGCTCGGGGAGTTGGAGAAGGGTGCGGTGCGGGCGCTGACGGAGGATGAGGTGAAGGGGTTGCGGGGGTGATATTTACTGTCATCGGTCAATACGCAGCCATGACCGACACCGGAGACCAATATCACCAGATTTCATGCCTGTAAATCAATCCTGCATGCGAGCCAGTGACGTGGCCGGGAATGGTAGCACTATTCATGCCAAAGGCAGGGGGTGGGCCGCCCGCCGAAGGTCAATTTGAAGTTAATCTTAAAAAGTTACTATAAATCTCGTTTCATATTTTCCTCAACGATTTTTGCAATATTACTGGCGGAAATGCATTGAATTTCTGGATTTCCAAATGCCACAACAAGAGTTCATCCGACGGGCAACACATAAGATACCGTCGTTAGATGGCCTACGGGCTCTAAGTATCCTTGTCGTCATGTTGTCGCATTCGGGCTTGCAGGACCGAATCCCCGGCGTTTTTGGCGTCACCGTCTTCTTCTTCATCAGCGGCTTTCTCATCACCACATTGCTTGCTGACGAGTATAGAGCTCACACGGATATCGCAGTTGGTATGTTTTACATGCGCCGCCTGTTACGCCTATTTCCGCCGCTGTTCGTGATGGTTGCAGTGACCGGCGCCATATGGGTGGCCGTGGGAGAACGATTGCACCCATTGGGTGTTCTTGGCGCCCTCGCCTATATGACCAATTATCTTGTGATATTCGTGCCGCAGATCATGGATGGCATTGGTGGCCAGCTATGGTCCCTTGCCGTTGAAGAACATTTTTACCTCTTCTTTCCCTGGTTGATGCTTTTCGTTCTGGCCCGCCCCAGGATCGTCATTCCCACGTTTCTTGCGCTATGTGTGATGTCGCTGATGGTGCGCGTCATCGTGGCACTGACCTGGCCGGAAGCGGCAACCCTTTACAATGGCGTGGCAACGGAATGCCGTATCGATGCAATCCTTTTCGGTGCTATTGCGGCCATTCTTCGCGATGGGCCACAAGCCAACCGTTTGCTGGATCGCGTGAGCCGTCCATCCGTTGTCGTGACCGCCTTGGTGATCTTACTCGCAACTTTCCTCGTCCGTGACACATTCTTTCGCAGTACATTTCGCTACACAATTCAGAGCATCGCGTTGATCCCACCGATCCTGGCCGTGACCAGCACCAACCGCTACGCCTGGATCCGGAAATTGCTCGACAGTCGGCCACTCGTGGAGATCGGTGTCCTGAGCTATTCGCTTTATCTGTGGCATCTGGCCGGCCTGGAACTCGGCGTTGCGGCCGCAACGTATTTCGGTCTCCCGGCCGTTTCCGGCAGGATGTTCGGCTGGATGATCACCTTCTTGGTGGCGGTGCTCTCATACAAGTTTGTCGAACGCCCCTTCTTTGCTCTCCGCCGGCGGTACGGATCGCGGCTGCACGAGGAACAGGCGATCAAGGCACAGGTGGCGGCGACTTCATAACATCCCGCATGATTTAGCGTCTGAGCATTGCTCCAGAAGCCCAGGCAGGGGACAACGAGACGGCGACAGGCTAAAGGCCTATCGCCGTCTCTTCCTTGGCAGTTCGAATGACCACCATCGTGAAGAACCGGGCGACATTGTTGTCGTCGCGGAAAAGTGTGTCGCAGAGCCTGTCGAATTCCTCCATGTCGCGCAGACGCAACATCAGCACGACATCGGTTTC
Proteins encoded in this region:
- the prmB gene encoding 50S ribosomal protein L3 N(5)-glutamine methyltransferase; its protein translation is MSNLDETIRELQTLRDYWRYAISRFNAADLSYGHGTTTAGDDAAFLLLDSLDLPIDALDPFLDARLLPAERRLLAERIEARVTTRKPSAYLTGRSYIQGVRFLVDERVIVPRSHIGEILFNEYLNGQGSALLPDPMSVESAVDICTGSGCLAVIAAKFFPMASVDAVDLSADALEVAKLNLAEHEVEDQVELHQGDLFAPLAGRTYDLIITNPPYVDHEALDGYPPEFRAEPQMAHDGGADGLDLVRQILADAPAHLNPGGGMICEIGSGREILEEEFPHLEFQWIETAESQDAVFWISAEALGVS
- a CDS encoding pseudouridine synthase — its product is MAKGIRHYKGGTRRPATGGKARPESRKPAASDRKRVTLPRALSKLGFCSRTQAEALIAEGRVTIGGKITTDPATWVDLASAKIAVDGRTVAAEKPVYLMLNKPRGLVTTRHDPEGRPTVFDCLKEHLTSHLSPVGRLDKASEGLLLFTNDTEFANALLDPQTHVPKTYHVQIDRIADQAVLDALAEGVEHDGERMRATRATKLREGDKTSWLEITLDEGKNRQIRRMLEALDIEVLRLVRVAIGNLPLGELEKGAVRALTEDEVKGLRG
- a CDS encoding acyltransferase family protein — protein: MPQQEFIRRATHKIPSLDGLRALSILVVMLSHSGLQDRIPGVFGVTVFFFISGFLITTLLADEYRAHTDIAVGMFYMRRLLRLFPPLFVMVAVTGAIWVAVGERLHPLGVLGALAYMTNYLVIFVPQIMDGIGGQLWSLAVEEHFYLFFPWLMLFVLARPRIVIPTFLALCVMSLMVRVIVALTWPEAATLYNGVATECRIDAILFGAIAAILRDGPQANRLLDRVSRPSVVVTALVILLATFLVRDTFFRSTFRYTIQSIALIPPILAVTSTNRYAWIRKLLDSRPLVEIGVLSYSLYLWHLAGLELGVAAATYFGLPAVSGRMFGWMITFLVAVLSYKFVERPFFALRRRYGSRLHEEQAIKAQVAATS